A stretch of Balneolaceae bacterium DNA encodes these proteins:
- the lpdA gene encoding dihydrolipoyl dehydrogenase, protein MAKEFDVCVIGTGPGGYVAAIRAAQLGFKTAVVEKRHLGGVCLNIGCIPTKALLRSAEVFESITHASDYGVDVKDFSVNFEGVIKRSRNVANKMSKGVQFLMKANKIEVFEGTGVFTSGDELSIQNDDGKEQETVKADHFIIATGARPRELPNLEIDGEMIIDSEKAMQLEKQPEKMVIIGAGAIGVEFAYFYNTIGTDVTLVELQKTVVPVEDEDIGKELGKIYKKKGIEVLTESTVEKVEKKGKGVKVTIKTEDGEKEVEADVVLSAVGVTGNIENIGLEEAGVETEKGSIKVDKETYQTTAEGIYAIGDVIGAPWLAHKASHEGIVLAELLAGENPIPVNYNNIPGCTYCEPQVASVGYTEAQAKDEGYDVKVGKFPFSASGKATGLGHEEGFVKVVFDEKYGEWLGCHMIGSHVTELIAEAVVARDLETTGHEIISAVHPHPTMSEAVMEAVAEAYGEGVHLGSKPKKK, encoded by the coding sequence ATGGCAAAAGAATTTGATGTTTGTGTTATTGGAACCGGCCCCGGGGGCTATGTTGCAGCCATCAGGGCAGCGCAGTTAGGATTTAAGACAGCAGTTGTAGAAAAAAGGCATTTAGGGGGTGTATGCCTCAATATTGGTTGTATTCCAACCAAAGCTCTTCTCCGTTCAGCAGAAGTATTTGAATCAATCACCCATGCATCGGACTACGGTGTAGATGTGAAAGATTTCTCTGTGAATTTTGAGGGGGTGATCAAACGAAGCCGGAATGTGGCCAACAAAATGAGTAAGGGTGTTCAGTTTTTGATGAAGGCCAATAAAATTGAAGTGTTTGAAGGAACCGGTGTCTTTACATCAGGTGATGAACTATCTATTCAGAATGATGATGGTAAAGAACAGGAAACGGTGAAAGCTGATCACTTTATCATCGCAACTGGAGCACGTCCGCGAGAACTTCCAAATCTGGAGATTGATGGCGAGATGATCATCGATTCAGAAAAAGCGATGCAGCTTGAGAAACAGCCTGAGAAGATGGTCATCATCGGGGCCGGTGCGATTGGTGTTGAGTTTGCTTACTTCTACAACACTATCGGTACAGATGTAACTTTGGTTGAGCTTCAGAAAACGGTTGTTCCTGTTGAGGATGAAGATATTGGTAAGGAACTCGGAAAAATCTACAAGAAAAAAGGTATTGAAGTGCTGACCGAAAGCACTGTTGAAAAAGTAGAGAAGAAAGGCAAAGGCGTGAAAGTGACCATCAAAACAGAAGATGGTGAAAAAGAAGTTGAAGCCGATGTTGTTCTCTCTGCAGTTGGAGTAACCGGAAACATCGAAAATATTGGTCTTGAAGAAGCCGGGGTAGAAACGGAAAAAGGTTCCATTAAAGTGGATAAAGAGACCTATCAAACCACGGCGGAAGGAATTTATGCCATCGGTGATGTGATTGGTGCTCCCTGGCTGGCTCATAAAGCCTCTCATGAAGGAATTGTTTTGGCTGAATTGTTAGCAGGTGAAAATCCAATTCCAGTGAACTATAACAACATTCCGGGCTGTACCTACTGCGAGCCACAAGTAGCATCAGTTGGATACACTGAAGCACAGGCTAAAGATGAAGGCTATGATGTGAAGGTCGGGAAATTCCCATTCTCTGCCAGCGGGAAAGCAACCGGACTCGGCCACGAAGAAGGATTTGTAAAAGTTGTTTTTGATGAGAAATATGGCGAATGGCTTGGCTGCCACATGATCGGTTCACACGTAACCGAACTGATTGCCGAAGCGGTTGTAGCCCGCGATCTGGAAACGACCGGGCATGAGATTATCAGCGCTGTTCACCCGCATCCAACAATGAGTGAAGCGGTGATGGAGGCTGTAGCAGAAGCTTACGGCGAAGGTGTTCATCTGGGCTCAAAGCCGAAGAAGAAATAG
- a CDS encoding iron-sulfur cluster assembly accessory protein, whose translation MALEEENLDDVISSLIDEVDEDESTAAEPEQAVKTTNQKPVMLTERAARQVREIKKNESLEENLYLRVAVEGGGCSGLSYKLGFDIKTDEDKVVESQGMEIIINPKHMMYLEGIEIDYPDGLDARGFTFDNPNASESCGCGSSFAV comes from the coding sequence ATGGCTCTTGAAGAAGAAAATTTAGATGATGTAATTTCGTCTTTAATAGATGAAGTTGATGAAGACGAAAGTACGGCCGCCGAACCGGAACAAGCAGTAAAAACAACCAACCAAAAACCGGTAATGCTGACTGAACGAGCTGCCAGACAGGTTCGTGAGATCAAAAAAAATGAGAGCCTGGAGGAGAATCTATATCTGCGAGTAGCAGTGGAAGGTGGCGGATGCTCCGGCCTGAGCTATAAGCTTGGATTTGATATCAAAACGGATGAAGATAAAGTGGTTGAAAGCCAGGGAATGGAAATCATCATCAATCCAAAACATATGATGTATCTCGAGGGAATTGAGATTGACTATCCCGATGGGTTGGATGCTCGTGGTTTTACGTTTGATAATCCGAATGCCAGCGAATCTTGTGGCTGTGGGTCGTCGTTTGCTGTGTAA
- the plsY gene encoding glycerol-3-phosphate 1-O-acyltransferase PlsY, producing the protein MLSLVVVITVSYLIGAIPSSLWTGKLFFKVDIRDHGSGNAGATNTFRILGWKAGTSVLLFDFGKGLLCTTLVSKLAWRIGDGPIALYPGWELEPMLLIICGVAAVVGHMFPVYANFSGGKGAATACGMLYGIEPISISISLAVFLILMFSTRYVSVGSIFGALTYPITQLILRYGIGWDIDGSILLFSSALAIAIIVKHKGNIKRLLNGTENRVNSFKPAKGRLNKEQQTAA; encoded by the coding sequence ATGCTGTCACTCGTAGTTGTAATAACAGTCAGTTACTTGATTGGAGCTATTCCCAGCTCACTCTGGACTGGAAAACTATTCTTCAAAGTAGATATTCGTGACCACGGCAGCGGAAATGCCGGTGCAACAAATACATTCAGAATTTTAGGTTGGAAAGCAGGTACTTCTGTTTTACTCTTTGATTTTGGAAAAGGATTGCTGTGTACCACTTTGGTAAGCAAGCTCGCCTGGAGAATAGGTGATGGACCCATTGCTTTATATCCGGGATGGGAGCTGGAACCGATGCTTTTAATTATTTGTGGTGTGGCAGCCGTTGTTGGGCATATGTTTCCGGTTTATGCTAATTTTTCGGGCGGAAAAGGCGCAGCTACAGCTTGCGGGATGCTATACGGAATAGAGCCTATCTCCATAAGTATTTCATTAGCAGTATTTTTGATCCTGATGTTTTCAACCCGTTATGTTTCAGTTGGGTCAATTTTCGGTGCTCTTACATACCCAATCACGCAACTTATTCTGAGATATGGAATTGGTTGGGATATTGACGGAAGTATACTCTTGTTTAGCAGTGCGCTTGCTATTGCAATTATCGTTAAACACAAAGGAAATATTAAACGGTTGCTAAACGGTACCGAAAACAGGGTCAATTCATTCAAGCCGGCAAAAGGCAGACTCAATAAAGAACAACAAACTGCAGCGTGA
- a CDS encoding ATP-binding protein, whose product MMLPNGEITISSMTPSDLRNLIQTGEGMYLEFKKTTPSENKIAREIGAFANSNGGTILIGVDDHKNITGVRAYFEEEYVLHKAAYERCVPAVKIEIELIHCGNQDVMVVRVPEAEKKPVYNKSKKKRLVFVRRDDKSVLASDEQAEILKMKYSDEGVTFEYGEREQMLFRYLNEYGEITVLKYSQLINVTTYRASKILVNLVSAGVLKLFNRSETDYYTFSHTTK is encoded by the coding sequence ATGATGCTGCCAAACGGAGAAATCACCATTTCCAGCATGACCCCATCAGATCTTCGTAATCTGATTCAAACGGGTGAAGGAATGTATCTTGAGTTTAAAAAGACGACTCCTTCAGAAAATAAAATTGCACGTGAAATTGGCGCATTTGCAAATTCAAATGGCGGAACTATTCTTATTGGGGTTGATGATCACAAAAATATAACAGGTGTGAGAGCATATTTTGAAGAGGAGTATGTGCTTCATAAAGCTGCTTATGAACGCTGTGTACCGGCTGTAAAGATAGAAATTGAATTGATTCATTGCGGAAACCAGGATGTGATGGTGGTTAGAGTACCTGAAGCAGAAAAAAAACCCGTTTACAACAAAAGCAAGAAGAAGAGACTTGTATTTGTTCGGCGGGACGATAAAAGTGTTCTGGCAAGCGATGAGCAAGCTGAAATTCTGAAAATGAAATATTCGGATGAAGGTGTTACGTTTGAATATGGTGAGCGCGAGCAGATGCTCTTTCGATATCTGAATGAATATGGGGAGATCACCGTTTTAAAATACTCCCAACTGATAAATGTTACGACCTATCGTGCCTCAAAAATTCTCGTTAACTTAGTGAGTGCCGGGGTACTAAAACTTTTTAATCGATCAGAAACTGATTATTATACATTTTCACACACAACGAAGTAA
- a CDS encoding NAD(P)H-dependent glycerol-3-phosphate dehydrogenase, with protein MKKISIIGAGSFGTAIAVVLGHSGYSITIWAREKEVVEGINQNGLNPEYISDVELPKAVSASYTIQETIQDSEMVVFATPSHALREVAGKARDFFTGDEIVVSVAKGIEQDSLMTPSQILVDVLDGVVLEDQIGILTGPSHAEEVSKFKPTAITASAYSQRAARIIQETFMTPMFRVYLNHDILGAEIGGALKNIMAIAAGIIDGAELGDNAKAALMTRGLHEMKRMGCALGASQDTFSGLTGMGDLIVTCTSEHSRNRYVGYNIGQGKSLVEITSGMNMIAEGVKTAKSVTQWSRRNNVEMPITNAVFKVLFENMDPKDAVNELMTRNAKDEIMI; from the coding sequence GTGAAGAAAATCAGCATTATAGGAGCGGGAAGTTTTGGAACTGCCATTGCCGTTGTTTTAGGACACAGCGGTTATTCCATTACTATTTGGGCACGAGAGAAAGAGGTGGTTGAAGGTATTAACCAAAATGGATTGAATCCGGAGTATATCTCTGATGTGGAACTTCCAAAAGCGGTAAGTGCCAGTTATACCATTCAAGAAACTATTCAAGATTCTGAAATGGTTGTGTTTGCAACTCCATCCCATGCACTTCGCGAAGTTGCGGGAAAAGCCAGGGATTTTTTTACCGGTGATGAAATTGTCGTATCTGTTGCAAAGGGAATTGAACAAGATAGTTTAATGACCCCCTCACAGATTTTGGTTGATGTGTTAGATGGAGTTGTTTTGGAGGATCAAATAGGAATCCTAACCGGTCCCAGTCATGCCGAGGAGGTCAGTAAGTTCAAGCCAACGGCAATCACTGCATCTGCTTATTCACAGAGGGCAGCCCGCATTATCCAGGAAACCTTTATGACCCCCATGTTCAGGGTGTATCTGAATCACGATATTTTAGGCGCTGAGATTGGCGGAGCATTGAAAAATATTATGGCCATTGCAGCGGGAATTATCGATGGAGCCGAACTTGGAGATAACGCCAAAGCTGCACTTATGACCCGGGGACTCCACGAAATGAAACGAATGGGATGTGCTCTCGGTGCTTCGCAGGATACATTTTCTGGCCTGACAGGAATGGGTGATCTGATTGTAACCTGCACAAGCGAGCATAGCCGAAATCGTTATGTGGGATATAACATTGGGCAGGGAAAGTCGTTAGTTGAAATCACATCGGGGATGAATATGATAGCGGAAGGTGTGAAAACAGCAAAATCCGTGACTCAATGGTCCCGACGGAATAATGTTGAAATGCCAATTACAAATGCTGTTTTCAAAGTATTATTTGAAAATATGGACCCCAAAGACGCTGTGAACGAACTAATGACCCGGAATGCCAAAGATGAAATTATGATCTGA
- the lipB gene encoding lipoyl(octanoyl) transferase LipB, which produces MKRLLDVYDLGKAEYRPVWDLQKRAQKLLIKKKRGELSGSEELNDILFFVEHPHVYTLGKSGDSAHLLKTLSELSKIDAEYIEIDRGGDITYHGPGQIVGYPILDLDQHFTDIHKYLRYLEEVIIRTCADFGVKAGRIEGLTGVWAGDEKICAMGIRCSRWVTMHGFALNVNTDLSYFKNIVPCGIDDKEVTSLSECTGRYVSEEDVKKKILKHFAEVFDVEINKQDSVPEPYLQFSYL; this is translated from the coding sequence ATGAAGAGACTTTTGGATGTATATGATCTTGGCAAAGCAGAATACCGACCCGTATGGGATCTGCAGAAACGAGCTCAAAAACTGTTGATTAAGAAAAAAAGAGGAGAACTTTCAGGTTCTGAAGAACTGAATGATATTCTTTTTTTTGTTGAACACCCCCATGTTTATACACTTGGTAAAAGTGGTGATTCCGCCCATCTGCTCAAAACTCTTTCAGAACTCTCCAAAATTGATGCGGAATATATAGAAATAGACCGTGGTGGGGATATTACATATCACGGACCGGGGCAAATTGTTGGCTATCCTATCCTCGATCTCGATCAACATTTCACAGACATACACAAATACCTGAGATATCTTGAAGAAGTGATCATTCGTACCTGCGCTGATTTTGGTGTAAAAGCCGGTCGTATAGAAGGTCTTACAGGAGTTTGGGCAGGCGATGAAAAAATATGCGCAATGGGCATTCGTTGTTCAAGGTGGGTAACCATGCACGGTTTTGCACTGAATGTGAATACCGATTTAAGCTATTTTAAAAACATTGTACCCTGCGGAATAGATGATAAAGAGGTTACCAGTTTATCTGAATGCACAGGTCGGTATGTGAGTGAAGAAGATGTTAAAAAGAAAATCCTGAAACACTTTGCCGAAGTATTTGATGTTGAGATCAACAAACAGGATTCTGTACCTGAACCGTATTTGCAATTTTCGTACCTTTAG
- a CDS encoding FAD-dependent oxidoreductase, which produces MIWAAGVIASPLIKVLDCETDKMGRAMVNRNLTIPGSDSIFVIGDAAHFKDEDGNPLPGLAPVALQMGRYVGISSKAINL; this is translated from the coding sequence AGCATCTCCACTTATAAAAGTTCTCGATTGCGAAACAGATAAAATGGGCCGGGCAATGGTCAACAGAAACCTCACAATTCCCGGTTCAGACAGTATTTTTGTGATTGGTGATGCCGCTCACTTTAAGGATGAGGATGGTAATCCGCTGCCCGGACTTGCACCCGTGGCTCTTCAGATGGGGCGATATGTGGGGATCTCATCAAAAGCGATAAACCTGTAA
- a CDS encoding glycosyl hydrolase family 18 protein has product MLCKYRFKTILSLILTSLLLVQCTSQKQVQKDPNDRSEISPKSKQDNFRIVGYYSLDTALQVDPSNVPFNQVTHINLWFLNPDSLGNYNADLSGLSNFIDEADRHNVKILFSIGGGGNYPHYEHLLTDKYRSTLIDNLVDEVLEYNIDGVDVDLEGSAIDENYEPFVIELGNELRRHNKMMTSAIAVYYKDQLTDKALAQYDFMNIMVYDRTGPWRPDQPGPHSTYQNAVEDLEYFNKVRNIPKEKIVLGVPFYGYAFSTLPDSPPRSMNYDEITARYPGSEWVDELRMPGGYTLYYNGIPTIIRKTVLAKREASGIMIWQLLGDTEDEKSLLKTINEVAYSY; this is encoded by the coding sequence ATGCTCTGTAAATATCGATTTAAGACCATACTATCTCTTATACTCACCTCTTTACTATTGGTGCAATGTACCTCACAAAAACAGGTTCAAAAGGACCCAAATGACAGATCTGAAATATCACCAAAAAGCAAACAGGATAACTTCAGAATTGTAGGATATTACTCATTGGATACTGCACTGCAAGTAGACCCTTCCAATGTACCCTTTAACCAGGTTACTCATATCAATCTGTGGTTTCTGAATCCCGATTCTCTCGGCAATTATAACGCAGATCTTTCTGGATTATCCAATTTTATTGATGAAGCAGATCGGCACAATGTGAAGATCCTGTTTTCGATAGGAGGCGGCGGAAATTACCCGCATTACGAGCACCTTCTTACGGACAAGTACCGGTCAACTTTGATCGACAACCTGGTTGATGAAGTTTTGGAGTACAATATTGACGGTGTGGATGTAGATCTTGAAGGAAGTGCCATCGACGAAAATTACGAACCTTTTGTGATTGAACTTGGCAACGAGCTGCGTAGACACAATAAGATGATGACTTCGGCTATCGCTGTATATTACAAAGATCAGCTGACAGACAAAGCGCTTGCCCAGTATGATTTTATGAACATAATGGTATACGACCGAACAGGACCGTGGAGGCCCGATCAGCCAGGCCCGCATTCAACCTATCAAAATGCAGTTGAGGATCTTGAATATTTTAATAAGGTGAGAAATATTCCAAAGGAGAAGATTGTACTGGGTGTGCCATTCTATGGATATGCTTTCAGCACCTTGCCCGACTCCCCGCCAAGAAGTATGAATTATGATGAGATAACAGCTCGTTATCCGGGTTCCGAATGGGTGGATGAACTGAGAATGCCAGGCGGCTACACTCTCTATTACAACGGTATTCCAACCATTATAAGAAAAACGGTTTTAGCAAAAAGAGAGGCTTCTGGTATTATGATCTGGCAGCTTTTGGGAGATACAGAGGATGAAAAGTCGCTTTTGAAGACGATTAATGAGGTGGCTTATTCTTATTAG
- the lipA gene encoding lipoyl synthase, with the protein MIKELDVIDKKGPGQRRPDWLRVKLPSGKKFKEVSQTISDHDLNTVCSEARCPNMGECWGAGTATFMILGDVCTRSCSFCAVKTGRPPEDLDWDEPQRVADAAKKMQLKHVVLTSVNRDERKDGGAPIFAETHKVLREMIEGVTIESLIPDFRGVWDALQIVIDTPPDVLSHNLETVPRLYRNVRPQAKYERSLELLKRCKDQGLRTKTGIMVGLGETREEVIQLMQDCVDHDADVLTIGQYMQPTKMHHPVVEWVHPDQFAEYKEIGETLGLEHVESGPLVRSSYHAERHV; encoded by the coding sequence ATGATTAAAGAACTTGATGTAATTGACAAAAAAGGACCCGGCCAGCGCCGGCCTGATTGGTTAAGAGTAAAGCTACCCTCCGGCAAGAAATTCAAAGAGGTTTCGCAAACCATTAGCGACCATGATTTGAACACAGTTTGCTCCGAAGCGCGATGTCCAAATATGGGAGAATGTTGGGGAGCAGGAACGGCCACTTTTATGATTTTGGGAGATGTTTGTACACGTTCCTGTTCATTTTGTGCGGTAAAAACAGGTCGTCCGCCGGAAGATTTAGATTGGGATGAGCCGCAGCGAGTGGCTGATGCTGCAAAAAAAATGCAATTAAAGCATGTTGTTCTTACATCTGTAAACCGGGATGAACGAAAAGATGGTGGTGCACCGATTTTTGCAGAAACCCATAAGGTTTTGCGTGAAATGATTGAAGGTGTAACGATCGAATCGCTTATTCCCGATTTTCGTGGCGTTTGGGATGCCCTGCAAATTGTAATTGACACCCCGCCCGATGTGTTGAGCCACAACTTGGAAACTGTTCCAAGACTCTACAGAAATGTTCGCCCACAGGCGAAATATGAACGATCTCTCGAACTTCTGAAACGGTGTAAAGATCAGGGCCTTCGCACAAAAACCGGAATTATGGTTGGGCTCGGAGAAACCCGTGAAGAGGTTATTCAGTTGATGCAGGATTGTGTTGATCATGATGCTGATGTATTGACTATCGGGCAGTATATGCAGCCAACCAAGATGCATCATCCCGTGGTAGAATGGGTACACCCCGACCAATTTGCAGAGTATAAAGAAATTGGAGAGACGTTAGGGCTCGAGCATGTGGAAAGCGGTCCCCTTGTTCGCTCTTCTTATCACGCCGAACGGCATGTCTGA
- a CDS encoding energy transducer TonB has product MDDKRLNPDHKIRTEPKKNLRNYYTIFLEIGLIGALLILTVLTKVHFSTGETEMPNLQEQEAVEMEEIVQTKQEIKVPPPPRPPVPVAVPNDEIVEDVNIDINAELDFNQQLELPPAPPKQADEGDKEDEEEEFFVLVEQMPELIGGIQSLQEKIKYPEMAIRANIEGRVYVQFIVNEKGEVENPRIIRGIGGGCDEEALRVVKTAKFKPGLQRGRPVRVQFNLPIIFRLQS; this is encoded by the coding sequence ATGGATGACAAAAGATTAAATCCCGACCACAAAATTCGTACTGAGCCTAAAAAAAACCTGCGAAACTATTACACAATTTTTCTCGAAATAGGCCTCATTGGAGCGTTATTGATCCTTACAGTTCTTACTAAGGTTCATTTCAGTACCGGAGAAACAGAGATGCCGAACCTTCAGGAGCAAGAGGCAGTTGAAATGGAAGAGATTGTTCAAACAAAACAAGAGATAAAAGTTCCGCCACCTCCCCGGCCACCGGTTCCGGTAGCTGTACCTAATGATGAAATCGTTGAAGATGTGAACATTGATATCAACGCGGAACTGGATTTTAACCAACAACTTGAACTGCCTCCCGCTCCGCCTAAACAAGCTGATGAAGGAGATAAGGAGGACGAAGAAGAGGAGTTCTTTGTACTGGTTGAGCAGATGCCTGAATTGATTGGGGGAATTCAGAGTCTGCAGGAAAAAATTAAATACCCGGAAATGGCCATTCGGGCAAACATTGAAGGGCGTGTATATGTCCAATTCATCGTTAATGAAAAAGGAGAAGTAGAGAATCCAAGAATAATACGTGGAATTGGCGGAGGTTGTGATGAAGAAGCACTTCGTGTTGTGAAGACAGCGAAATTCAAACCAGGTTTGCAGCGCGGCCGGCCGGTTCGGGTTCAATTTAATTTACCTATTATTTTTAGACTTCAAAGCTGA